cctcTTTCGTGAGATTCTACCTTCATAGGACATCCATGGAAGAGCCACTGGAAAGAGAGTAGAGATTGGCTGATCCTTGTTCTTAATCTGACTGTAAAGTGTTTCCAGCTGCAACAGTTGTAACCATTGCTTATAGGCAAAAAGTTGTGAGGCCTGTTTAAAAATGAGAGTAACAATATGCTCTTTCTCTGCGTATGCCTTTTTTGCTGCTTCCTCTGCTTCCCTTGCACGTGTTTGAGAGTGACACAATGCTTCCATTAGTTGAGCTTTGCTGGGATTTTCATCGAAAATATGTTCACTCCTTTTGACATCCTCATGCTTGGGGGTATCACTGCAAACAATGATGCAGGGCCAAACATATATTAtgcaaataaaaagaacaaattgtgcatgaataaaagaaaaataaagtactGGCAGAATAAAATCTATGGTAGAATATATCATTATGCagtaaaatgaaattaacagCAAATACCTTGAACATTTATCAGAAGCAAAATATAAAAGCCCTTCACGGGCAGAAGGCCACTGGTTCTTATGCATCAATGCTGAATCTAAATTTCCCGTCCTTGTTTTGCAATTGTTCATGCGTGCACATGGGTATCCTCTAAGATGCTTCTTTTGTTGTGGGGGAAGATCACAATTTTCAATGTGGTTGAGTGATTTATGCGAAACAAATGAAGCTAATTCATCCCTATCTGTAGTCCGCCACCATGGTTCGGCTGTATCACTTTCAATCCAAGAATAATCTGATTCCAATGAAAATTCATTACTTTTCATGGAGGATTCTGAGCAGCCAACACATTCAACGTCCACTATCTCATGTTTTGCCATCACATTCATTAATTCCTGAAATTCTTGAGAATTCTTACTTACATCACTAGCTATCAAAGTTTCGACCTCTTCATCTAATGCATTTAACTGTTCATATGTTAGACCCTTTTGACACCCATAATTAGGTTGCAAATGCAACCACCACCTAGAGTCTGATGATAAATTAGAAACTGATGATTTCCTGTTAAATTGCGTCACGTTAACTGTAGTATGATCAGATTCATCTGCTGTACTGTCAAGCTCCATATCAACCAATTTTGATGTTGCACATGAAGATTGGCAACAAGCCAACTTGGGAGCTCTCTTCGCATCTTCTTGGACAAAGCAACGATTTGCAGTTCTTTGCCACAGAGCCCTCGCTTCTGCTCCTGCCATCGTTTATCTATTCTTTCTTCATACTTTCTGAACAAAAATAGAATTACAagtagttaaattaaaaaatctacaCTCATACCACATttacacaaaagaaaaaaaaatgcaagaaGGAATTCGTATAATGGTAGATTAGAAGCCCGAACTCTGAAGTCCAAAAACACTCTACGATGTTTTAGCAACATGCTCAAAGCGTATGAGTTCCAAGGTTTGGTAAGCAACCCCACCCTCTCAATTTTGTTGTTAAAGAATTGTATATGTATACcgtaattttataaaaaataaaaacatataaacttaaatataattatatatgctAAAGTTTGTTCATTACTGACTCCTTCCCTAACTTGTTTCTGCATTTGTCCCTGATTGTAACTAAGGCTATGTTGTGGCACATGCTATTAATGAATAAGGTTTTGTTAATTTTCATCAAATAGTTCTCGTATTCGATTTCTTTTACTCTATCCCCAAagggaaaacaataacaaaactcAAATAATGCCACAGTAGCCAGAAATTATTGATAGAACATGCTTTCAGTGTATGTGTATCTAAATCACCAAACCTGTGATGCAAATGGCTAAAAAGCCTGGAAAAGGATGGTCGCCGCAACCCTGCATAAAAGAGGGACGCCACAACCTCAAAGTTCCCAAAACCCGTTACAGAGttttgggttttgcacatgcaCTCACCAAATCATATAAATAGTTCAAAAGGGCGGGGAAGAAATAATACAGAAACTGAAAACCCTCTTGCGCGGAAGTGTCTCTCCAAGGCTTCAAGTTAAAAAAACTTACCAAAACAGATACAAATGGGCAAACCCAACCATATTCATAACAAGCATATGAATCAGTCAACACCTAAACGAAATCTGAAGCAATTGCAGAAAACGAACACAGACACCACAAATTCGAGCCACCAAAATAAGCACACCGACCATATCCCGGGACTAATCACACAAAATATTCAAACATATGAAAAAATTGAGACGAAAACGGAGAAAAGAGAGAAGGATTGAGTGAACGAACCAAGGAAGAAACCGGCAGATCACGGATGAAGGTGAATGAAGGGATGGATGGATCCAACGAATGAGAGAGTGAACAAGAAGAAGGAGATGACGCTGTTTGTTTTTTCGTTTTCGTTATCATTCCACTACTCTATGCTGTCGGTTTTCTCACACACCCTTTTTCTGCTCCGTCATGGACACGACAACAACCCCGGTTTAGGACCACAGCGACGCCGTTTTCGGCATTATCTCTTACTACTTACGCAGTCTTTGTCAAATGGTTGGTGTGTGCGTTTGGCAATGGTGGCCCACAGGAAATCAATCTACAGAGGTTTTTGTGTACGCTCtgatagtgacacgtggcagtaaGCGCCAAAATCAAAGGCTGATTACCTCTCCAGCGGGCCATCATATGATAAGAATTAAGTAAGCACTCTTATCTTTCTTAGATCACAAGAGTGAgctttcacttttctttttcttttcttatttattatgaagGTGCAGAATGGCATAGGAAAATCCCAATCGTGTAGGTATATGCCAAACACGATTTCGGCCTGTCCTtggaattaaatattaattaatttggtaAAGAAGTTATAAATGCTGACTTTTGCGGTGTAGGTATGAAATTTGATCAGTAACAACTTTTTATCCAAGCCCTTCAAttggtttttataatttttgtagttattatttgtaagatcttttaatttaaaatcattgaaTGAAATTATTGGTAAATATGCATGGTTATTGATTTAGAAAGTATGGAGTaagaattaattattgttgattGAGGTGACGGGGCATTATGAGAAGAATTGCATTAATTGGGTGGGTTTATAAAACAATGTGCTTGCGTGAGCTtagaagttttattttatggtgGAGTGGAGAATTAATAGTAGTAAATAACAATGACGGAAAGAGTGCGGAAGAAATTGAATACTCTATTCAACGAGTAATGAGCATAACTGCGATCcatgttattgtttgtttttttttcttgggaGGGAACGATGGAAAGATTCGGCACTACACATTGTAGTAGGTGAACAAGAATATACACGGTCACCTTTCATATAATTTAGGTTAAGCATTGTTATCAACTTTCATATATGCtgatatttcattaaaataaaatacaaaaaaaaaatacaaagtatgagaataacaaaatttataataaaaattacacttcacaaattatgattataaaaataattaaataagtactTTGAGGTTAATTAACTTATTCTCActcaaaagtaaaaataattgaaaccTGAAGTGTATTGTGATTTCTCATTCTCTAAATCATtcatatatatgtaataataataataatgacataTACTTTAATCACTCAAAATAAAAGATTACAATGAGACTTTATAAATTGAACAATCAAATATAAAGAGAGAAacgataaatatttataaagtcCATTCAACCATTCCCACAACTATATACAAGGAAAGAACAAATGAGAggcaaattcaaaattattcttatacaaataacacataaaatataaaaccacTTCTCTTTTTTAGGTAAATGATCATACAACGACTTCTAAAGAACCACCAAAGTTTTA
This portion of the Vigna unguiculata cultivar IT97K-499-35 chromosome 6, ASM411807v1, whole genome shotgun sequence genome encodes:
- the LOC114188237 gene encoding uncharacterized protein LOC114188237, whose translation is MAGAEARALWQRTANRCFVQEDAKRAPKLACCQSSCATSKLVDMELDSTADESDHTTVNVTQFNRKSSVSNLSSDSRWWLHLQPNYGCQKGLTYEQLNALDEEVETLIASDVSKNSQEFQELMNVMAKHEIVDVECVGCSESSMKSNEFSLESDYSWIESDTAEPWWRTTDRDELASFVSHKSLNHIENCDLPPQQKKHLRGYPCARMNNCKTRTGNLDSALMHKNQWPSAREGLLYFASDKCSSDTPKHEDVKRSEHIFDENPSKAQLMEALCHSQTRAREAEEAAKKAYAEKEHIVTLIFKQASQLFAYKQWLQLLQLETLYSQIKNKDQPISTLFPVALPWMSYEGRISRKRKQKISNPKQERQVNAKCDITTYVVAFALGLSLVGAGLLLGWTMGWMLPRS